One stretch of candidate division WOR-3 bacterium DNA includes these proteins:
- the cmr5 gene encoding type III-B CRISPR module-associated protein Cmr5: MTEINKTLNQERANYILKKVKEIKNKEKEEQKKFKTNARRVSSLIISNGLLPTLAFLKSKKEKKPVYDVFNEWLKERKFCQNDALEELLNSDASKLRLATMEVLELANWLGRIVEIEIEDRE, translated from the coding sequence ATGACCGAAATTAATAAAACCCTTAATCAGGAAAGGGCAAATTATATCTTAAAAAAGGTAAAAGAGATAAAAAATAAAGAAAAGGAAGAACAAAAGAAATTTAAAACTAATGCCAGAAGGGTATCTTCACTTATAATTTCCAATGGTCTTCTTCCAACGCTTGCCTTTTTGAAATCAAAAAAAGAAAAAAAACCTGTTTACGATGTCTTTAATGAATGGCTAAAAGAAAGAAAATTTTGTCAAAATGATGCTCTTGAAGAACTTTTAAATTCCGATGCTTCAAAATTGCGTCTGGCTACAATGGAAGTTTTAGAACTTGCTAATTGGCTTGGAAGAATTGTGGAGATTGAAATAGAGGATAGAGAATGA